The Planifilum fimeticola genome includes a window with the following:
- a CDS encoding ABC transporter permease, whose product MILGPLIRNEQMKIMDRTRTLVMWGLLILAVCLLAIGQRLILVSGAPVDMWEFAEGCTHLLFIVQLFTLVVAGDIISSEFSWGTAKLLLIRPVSRTKILLSKFAAVLTFLLAGMAVLLLASLLFGAVFFRWTGSGDALESLKSLASTYGLYGVEVMVTASLAFMLSAVSRSSTLSVGLSIFLFFSGAFLSELLKTWGVSWGKYLLFANLDLSPYFLGHSPPFPGMSLGHSLSVLAIHFALFHLITWWAFVKRDVLI is encoded by the coding sequence GTGATCTTAGGACCGCTGATCCGAAACGAACAGATGAAAATCATGGACCGGACGCGAACCCTGGTCATGTGGGGGCTGTTGATCCTGGCGGTCTGCCTTTTGGCGATCGGGCAGCGATTGATCCTCGTCTCCGGCGCCCCCGTGGACATGTGGGAATTCGCCGAAGGTTGCACCCATCTGCTGTTCATCGTCCAATTATTCACCCTGGTCGTCGCAGGGGATATCATCTCCAGCGAGTTTTCCTGGGGAACGGCGAAATTGTTGCTCATCCGCCCCGTGAGCCGGACCAAAATCCTGCTGTCCAAATTTGCGGCGGTACTCACCTTTCTTTTGGCCGGCATGGCTGTCCTGCTGCTGGCCTCCCTGCTGTTCGGAGCGGTCTTCTTTCGATGGACGGGATCCGGAGACGCCCTGGAATCGCTGAAATCCCTGGCTTCGACCTACGGACTGTACGGAGTGGAAGTGATGGTGACCGCCTCCCTCGCCTTCATGTTGTCCGCCGTGTCCCGCAGCAGCACCCTGTCCGTCGGGTTGTCCATCTTCCTCTTTTTTTCCGGTGCATTTCTATCGGAATTATTGAAAACGTGGGGCGTCAGCTGGGGAAAATACCTGCTGTTTGCCAATCTGGATCTGTCCCCCTATTTCCTCGGCCACTCCCCGCCCTTTCCGGGCATGTCGCTCGGTCACTCCCTGTCGGTGCTGGCAATCCATTTCGCGCTGTTTCACCTGATCACCTGGTGGGCCTTTGTCAAACGGGATGTCCTGATATGA